Part of the Brassica oleracea var. oleracea cultivar TO1000 chromosome C8, BOL, whole genome shotgun sequence genome is shown below.
TCTGTTCCTACCAACTACAGAGCTACGTGCTCCCAAGGCTACACACCCATTAGGCCATTTGCCCACTAGAGCCTCGTGCTTTTAGGGCTACGCGCCTCCATCAGGCTATGTGCCTCCATCAGGCTCCGCGCCATCTAGGCTCTGTGCCTCCATATACATGAACTATGAACGGCTTAATCCCTCACTGAAGGGTACGTAGGCAATCCCCACTGAAGGATGCAGTTATAAACCCAAACACCTTCCACGGTTCAACACCTAGACGCTCAGGGACCGCCCCTAATGGTCGGAACCATCAACTACAGATCAGGAGGCACCCAGAGACCGAACCTAAATCCTATGAACCATCGACATAGATCAACAAGACCCTGGGATCTTCACTATCGGTAGGCGGCCCCGCCTAAAGACCAATCTCCCCTGCTGCTACTAAGGCACCGACGACATATACTGGCTCATACCCATATGGCAGTATCCTAAGAGCGGGATCTCCTGGTTTATAATCTATCGAAGCAGGAGAATACACTCAACGACATGTCTCCTTCCTCCTATCATTCCGTAGAGCTGAGCACGGATCGCTTGTACACAAAAATTCTCTACCATCTGGTACTGCTGGGCATGTACCTGAAAACCAAGAAAACATTTTATGTCAGAAACTTAACAAAATTAAATCTAATAGGCGATCAAAGCTCCCCGGCAATGGCGTCAAATTTGATATCACTCAAGTTACCCTAAAGAGTGAATTTACTCTCTCAAATAAGAGGTTCAATTGCAGTACTTAGGGATCGAATCCACAAGGAGCTAGGGAACCTAATAAATCTAATAGTATTTGTTAAGTAAGATGGTTTAATGATTAAAATGTAAAATTGCAGTTTTGTTGAGCAAGTAATTGCTCGATTGATTGGTTGAGGTTTTGGAGCTTAAAAGGAAATAGCTAGACTTAGGGTTTTTATTCAGGAAACTTAGAATTATAATACTATAGATGCCTAATGAGTTGCATGCATGATAATGTAGAGCTCAACTACTAAGCAACAAGTCAATCAGCTCTCGAGTTTCTGGAGTTGTCTATTAACTAGATCTAATGACCCAAACAAGAGTGTTCGATCAATAGCAAGTGTCGATCAATTATCCTATAGGGATATCGATCGATACACCTTTCACTTTGTCCATCGATTATCTAGTATGGATATCGATTGACGCACTTCTAGTTAAGCTTTATGCGCGGGTTGAATGATACTAACTAAGCTCACTAGATCAGCTCTCGCCTTACTCTAGCAAGAATCTTAGCTCAATTAGAATGGTTTCAGGATGAGAATGAAGCTATCGCTTTTATCTAACAATCCTAGGGCAAGTCTGTAGCTAATATAGAATCAGGCATTAACGACAATCCTAATGATTATTATCACAACTCAGCAATCTATAGTTGGGGCTAATCCCTCATAACCTATTTAATCCCTAAAATCTAACAATGGAACTACTCAGACATGGCCAAGCAATTCATAAGAGCAATTAGGTAAGAAAACTAATAGTAAATAGATATTCAATCACAAATATAACTTTGAATCTTCTCTCCAATCTATCAAAATCCTAAAAACCTTTTGCTGATAATAGTAAAACAAGAAACACAAGAAAGCACACTTTTGCCTCTAACATGGTAGCAAAGCTTATATAATTAGGTTAAAACTCGTTAGGGGTAATCTTGTAAATTAGTGAAGACTTGGGCTTGAAGTCGGCTGTGACCAAACGAGCTTTCTACGCGCTTTGCTGTCGATCGATGTTCTAATGTGAACATCGATCGATATTTCCCCTTAGTATCGACCGATGGTCGAGCTCGATGGTCATCTCGGGTGCTTGCTCTAAATATCTCCAAAATGCTCCAAAATCATCACTTATCTCCAAATCACTCATGATCTTATAATATAATAAATAGACTCTATAATATAATAATTAGTAGTAAAAACACCTATAAACCATGTGTGAAAGTGGGTCAAATCCATGGTCTATCAACCATCTGGTGAAGAGTCGAAGGGACGGCTCCCATGCCGTGGATCCAAGGCCACCCGAGGATCATATTGTAGGATGAATCGCAGTCAACAACAAGGAACTTGGTTGACATGTTGATCCCTTCAGCGTACACCGGGAGGGTCACCTCTCCGGCGGTCTGCTTGACTTCTCCGCTGAACCCTATGAGTGGGGTTATCCTCCGAGTTAGAGCGCTTTCCTCCATCCCCAGATCCTTGTATGCGGCCTGGAAGATGATGTTGACGGAGCTTCTATTATCTACCAATATCCTTTTCTCCAGGCAGTTCGCTACAGTGAGCGATATGACCAGGGCATCATGATGTGGGGTGAGAATCTTTTCCTGCTCCTTGGCCGTGAAACTTATTTCGTCCGTATCCAGGAGTAGGCGTTTCGGCTTGGCTGCCTCTAGGCCGTGCTTGGCGTTCCAAGTGCTCTTCTTCGGGGCTGCGTGGCTTATTCCGCTGATCTCCGAACCTCCCGATATGACATGTATCACTCGGTCCTGTCGAGGTGGTGAGACTGGAGCAGCTTCAGTGGGCTTTCCCGTTGTCTCTTTGCTTAGATGGCTCTTGGCCTTCTTGGAAAAGAACTCCCTGAGGTGTCCTTTCTTAAGCAACTCTTTGACCTCGATCTTCAGTGCGACGCAGTCCTCCGTTTTGTGACCGTGGTCTCGGTGGAAGTCGCACCAGCGACCAGGGTTCCGGAAAGAATCGGGTGCTTTCATCTTCTGAGGCCACTTGACCTGTTGGCCCATCTGCCACAGAACATTAATCAGCTTCGGCCTTGAGACGGAGAGGTGAGAGATGTCTGGCCACGTGGACACTGCCATCCCTTCTGCCTTCTTGATCAGCGGGTTCTGGTATATGCCCTGGTTTCGATTCCCGGAGTCCCTGGCTGGTCTTTGAGAGGGTTTCTCATCTCGCTCGGTTCGGTCTGATCTGATCGCCTTGGGATCTTGCTTTTGCTGCGCCTTAGCTCGACTGGCGACATCTTCCTCCCATTTTACCAGCGCCCAAGCTCGGGACAGGACGTCTTCCATGGTTTTCCACTGATATTTGGTTAATTCCTTATAGAGGTCCTCGTCGGGAAGCATGCCTCTCTTGAAGGCAGAGATGGCAGTGGGGATGCTGCACTCGGGAATAGCCACTTTTTCTTGATTGAAGCGGGCTATGTAGCCTCACAGGGGTTCCACCCGGTGTTGGAGGATTTCGTAGAGGCCATCAGAGGTTTTCTCCAGGTCCCTGCTGCTTTCTCCAGGTCCCTGCTGCTGGCGAATTGTTCCACGAACTTATCGCTGAGAATCGCAAAGGAGGCTATGGACCTGGAGGGTAGGTTGATGTACCATTGCAAAGCGGGTCGGGTCAGGGTTAAGCCGAATCCTTTGCACATGGTAGCTTCACGCGACTCCTTTGGGAGTGCTACGGCGAGCATCCTTTGTCTGTATTGGGCGACGTGATCGTCTGGATTGGTAGTACCGTCATACGCCTTTATGTTGGGGAAGGGGAATTTCCTAGGCATTTCGATCAAGGTGATCTCATCCGTGAAAGGAGTGTCGGCATAAGAGTCGGGGTTGCTCTTCCGGATGGGGGAGCTACCCCTGGAATCCTCTCTACGATGGACTGCATGGCATCGAGCCTCTTGGAGAACATCTGCTCCAGGTAAGCGACCATAAGAGACTCCGCTTTTATTGCTCCCTCGGGTGCTTCTTTATCGGGTTTCGGCTCAGATTTGCTGTCTTCTACGTCGTAGGTCTGAGCATCCTTAACCTTTACGCGCGTTGATGCGTCTTCTTACGGCGCCGTAGGTGGGAGATTCACACCCGTTCAAGAGTTAGGTGTTTCTAGAGTCGGCATGGGCCGGATCTGAGCCCGGAACCGACGCTTCTTGTTACTTGCTGTGTTGAGGGCTTGGTTCTCGTCTCGGAGGTTCAGATTCTCTGATTCGAGCTGGCTCAGCTTCTCGGCGCTCTGCTCTAGTTGCTTGGAGTGTTCGTTGAGCTTCTCCTTCAAGCTCTGGACTTCCGAGGAGAGATCGGAATTAGTCTCCTCTCGAGTTTTATGCAGCTCGGTTACTTGACTTCGCAGACCATCGAGTTGCCTCTGGAGTTCGGCTTCTCTTTTGGTAGCTTCGGGCAGCTCGTTCTGCTTATCCACCGCCATTAACACTTAGTTTAGATTACTCCCCTCC
Proteins encoded:
- the LOC106308671 gene encoding uncharacterized protein LOC106308671, with protein sequence MEDVLSRAWALVKWEEDVASRAKAQQKQDPKAIRSDRTERDEKPSQRPARDSGNRNQGIYQNPLIKKAEGMAIEVKELLKKGHLREFFSKKAKSHLSKETTGKPTEAAPVSPPRQDRVIHVISGGSEISGISHAAPKKSTWNAKHGLEAAKPKRLLLDTDEISFTAKEQEKILTPHHDALVISLTVANCLEKRILVDNRSSVNIIFQAAYKDLGMEESALTRRITPLIGFSGEVKQTAGEVTLPVYAEGINMSTKFLVVDCDSSYNMILGWPWIHGMGAVPSTLHQMVDRPWI